In the genome of Carnobacterium pleistocenium FTR1, one region contains:
- a CDS encoding metallophosphoesterase, with amino-acid sequence MKKLKPILLLLIGLTIIFCLYGYQQNRSLDVDHQTIKLDNLPQELDQLKIIHLSDTHFERNRISIDMLLSEIKQAQPDLIFLTGDLIDRTADLSKIQLEEFGRSLVAIAPTYAVSGNHETSSGQLTEWENEIVSSGVILLNNKQITLTVNGTQLALVGVSDESYPAEVSVIAPINTDIPVLLLAHHPEYFEQYLTSNPLIQPDITFSGHAHGGQIRIPLIGPLYAPGQGLFPKYSTGIYSSEVDPSKKLVVSRGIGNSIFPFRINNEPHLLVITLEQTN; translated from the coding sequence ATGAAAAAATTAAAACCTATTCTTCTTCTACTTATTGGTTTGACTATCATATTTTGCTTATATGGTTACCAACAAAATCGTTCATTAGACGTTGATCATCAAACGATCAAATTAGATAACCTGCCGCAAGAGTTAGATCAATTGAAAATTATTCATCTATCGGATACTCATTTTGAACGAAATCGTATTTCAATTGACATGTTACTTTCAGAAATCAAACAAGCACAACCCGACCTTATTTTTTTAACTGGAGATTTGATTGACCGTACGGCCGATTTAAGTAAAATACAGTTAGAAGAATTTGGTCGTTCACTGGTGGCCATCGCACCAACCTATGCCGTCTCTGGTAATCATGAAACAAGCAGTGGGCAATTAACGGAGTGGGAAAATGAAATTGTCAGTAGTGGTGTCATTTTACTGAATAATAAGCAAATCACCTTAACGGTTAATGGTACGCAACTTGCTTTAGTAGGTGTTAGCGATGAAAGCTATCCTGCTGAAGTGTCTGTGATTGCTCCTATAAACACTGATATACCTGTTCTCCTACTTGCTCATCACCCTGAATACTTCGAGCAGTACTTAACTTCCAACCCGCTGATCCAACCGGATATCACATTTAGTGGTCATGCGCATGGTGGCCAGATAAGAATCCCGCTTATTGGTCCTTTATACGCTCCTGGACAAGGTCTATTTCCTAAATACTCCACCGGAATTTATAGCAGCGAAGTAGACCCCTCAAAAAAACTAGTCGTCAGCCGTGGCATCGGAAACAGTATTTTTCCTTTTCGAATCAACAATGAACCCCATTTATTAGTCATCACCCTTGAACAGACAAACTAA
- a CDS encoding LysM peptidoglycan-binding domain-containing protein, whose product MSIQTENFINKVKGGATQLWSIYKVLPSVAIAQAALESAWGTSGLTTKYNNLFGIKGSYGGNAANMATWEVYGGITYNITANFRAYPSWETSIKDYGAFLNVNSRYKKALGLTSYKAQIKAIHEAGYATDPQYQAKIISIIEANNLVKFDKQVLGSKVSTPVKQVVSNQSSNKITGASYVVKSGDTLSAISNRSGVSVDNLANWSGIKNKNEISVGQKITLKAPVAKVSSKTYTVKSGDNLSTIAAKNGTTTKALQSLNDIKDANKINIGQVVKLSGTAAVSGGTYTVKSGDTLSGIAQKVGSTTKKLQDKNGIKNANKINVGQKIKY is encoded by the coding sequence ATGAGTATACAAACAGAGAATTTTATTAACAAAGTAAAAGGAGGGGCTACTCAATTGTGGTCCATCTATAAAGTATTACCATCTGTGGCCATTGCACAAGCTGCATTAGAATCAGCATGGGGTACAAGTGGCCTAACAACTAAATACAATAACTTGTTTGGTATCAAAGGTTCATATGGTGGCAATGCTGCTAATATGGCAACGTGGGAAGTTTACGGTGGTATCACATATAATATCACTGCTAACTTTAGAGCTTATCCAAGTTGGGAAACATCTATTAAAGATTACGGTGCGTTCTTAAATGTTAATAGTCGTTATAAAAAGGCTTTAGGATTAACAAGTTATAAAGCACAAATTAAAGCTATTCATGAAGCTGGGTATGCTACTGATCCACAATATCAAGCAAAAATTATTTCAATCATTGAAGCTAACAATTTAGTTAAATTTGATAAACAAGTATTGGGCAGTAAAGTATCAACTCCAGTTAAACAAGTTGTATCAAATCAATCTAGCAACAAGATTACAGGTGCTAGCTACGTTGTTAAGTCCGGTGACACATTGTCAGCAATCTCTAATAGAAGTGGCGTGAGTGTAGATAATTTAGCTAACTGGAGTGGCATTAAAAACAAAAACGAAATCAGCGTTGGTCAAAAAATAACGTTAAAAGCTCCAGTTGCAAAAGTATCTAGTAAAACATATACTGTCAAAAGTGGAGACAATTTAAGCACTATTGCTGCTAAAAATGGAACAACTACTAAGGCGTTGCAAAGTTTGAACGACATTAAAGACGCTAACAAAATAAATATTGGACAAGTCGTTAAATTATCTGGAACTGCAGCTGTCAGTGGTGGAACGTACACTGTTAAGTCTGGTGATACATTAAGCGGAATTGCTCAAAAAGTAGGTTCAACAACCAAGAAGTTGCAGGATAAAAATGGTATTAAAAATGCAAATAAAATTAATGTAGGACAAAAGATTAAATACTAA
- a CDS encoding acyltransferase family protein: protein MKRYIELDSMRGLVAVSVIIWHTMLILIEPISTLIRIAPINIFYAGNEGVIFFFILSGFVMSLPFFKKDIEYSEFLIKRFFRIYIPYLLMILFTFLLYFLFKDIQINGLTGWYYRKWDTPLDVKTFLEYIGSIGIYPTSYNPVIWSLIHEMRISIIFPIIMIMIKKYNWKKSLSIGFMLYLVGQLNEWFHIQESHGAHLSLFDTSHYMYFFIIGALMAKHKDELINAVKKYSVTKKVVLTVIAFLFYLYSRFYAWIVRVLFGTDSILMDFSYSIIDLGVCIGASMLIILVLSSKKIQNRLSNPILVLTGNLSYSLYMLHIPILLVVFRLLYGKISLIIVIFVAYALIFSLSYLTYKYIEIPSMKIGKNLATKRAKSLQSKTV, encoded by the coding sequence TTGAAGAGATACATAGAGCTAGATTCTATGCGAGGACTAGTAGCGGTTTCCGTAATAATTTGGCATACAATGCTAATACTGATAGAGCCAATTTCAACGCTAATAAGAATTGCACCAATTAATATATTTTATGCAGGTAATGAAGGAGTTATTTTTTTCTTTATCTTAAGTGGATTTGTTATGTCTCTTCCATTTTTTAAAAAAGATATAGAGTATTCAGAATTTCTTATTAAACGCTTTTTTAGAATATATATCCCATATTTATTGATGATATTATTCACTTTTTTGTTATATTTTCTGTTTAAAGATATACAAATTAATGGTCTTACTGGATGGTATTATAGAAAATGGGATACGCCGCTAGATGTTAAGACATTTCTAGAATATATAGGAAGTATAGGTATCTATCCCACTTCATATAATCCGGTTATTTGGTCATTGATTCATGAGATGAGAATTTCAATTATTTTCCCAATAATAATGATAATGATAAAAAAATATAATTGGAAGAAATCCCTTTCTATTGGTTTTATGCTTTATTTAGTAGGTCAGTTAAATGAGTGGTTTCATATACAAGAGTCACATGGTGCTCATTTAAGTCTATTCGATACATCTCATTATATGTATTTTTTTATTATTGGGGCATTGATGGCTAAACATAAGGATGAGCTAATAAACGCCGTTAAAAAATATTCAGTTACAAAAAAAGTAGTATTGACTGTTATAGCTTTTCTTTTCTATTTATATTCAAGATTTTACGCATGGATAGTAAGGGTATTATTTGGAACCGACTCTATATTGATGGATTTCAGTTATAGTATTATTGATTTAGGCGTATGTATAGGAGCCTCTATGCTGATAATATTAGTATTATCTAGTAAAAAAATACAAAATAGACTTTCTAATCCGATATTAGTTCTTACAGGAAACTTATCATATAGTCTATACATGCTTCATATACCTATATTGTTAGTTGTATTTAGATTATTATATGGAAAAATATCGTTAATTATAGTTATTTTTGTAGCATATGCTTTAATTTTTTCTCTTTCTTACTTAACTTATAAATATATTGAGATACCATCTATGAAGATTGGGAAAAACCTTGCAACAAAAAGAGCTAAATCTTTACAAAGCAAAACTGTTTAG